A stretch of the Candidatus Jettenia sp. AMX2 genome encodes the following:
- a CDS encoding glycosyltransferase, translated as METLTKKYNSALRENVHMWIRKIKDIDILVGIPCYNCEDTISYVVSTSAEGLKKYYPDKKIAVFVSDGGSLDDTREKAYSTNIPEGVERRVTIYRGIPGKGTAFRAIFEVAKLLKADATIVVDADLRSITPEWIKLLANPIINKQAGYVSPLYLRHKYDGTITNNIVYPMTRALYGCKVRQPIGGDFGICGDLAAYYIKEDVWETDVARFGIDIWTTTTAINEGFKIVQAHLGTKVHNAKDPALDLGPMFRQVVSTLFYLMGKYESYWKKPRESTTPDTIGTPHEVSKIEPVSVNYTKLLAEFSEGFEQFDPLYEQVLEADNFNRLYEIVQIFKKTGEIQFPADLWAKVLYDFAFTYLKWHRNRRRLVDILTPLYFGRTAAYCHEVIEKDSAEAEAVVDMQAQEFEKQKTYLLQKFL; from the coding sequence ATGGAAACCCTAACGAAGAAATATAACTCAGCGCTCCGTGAAAATGTCCACATGTGGATCAGGAAGATAAAGGACATCGATATACTGGTTGGCATTCCCTGTTATAATTGCGAGGATACCATTTCTTATGTAGTATCAACATCCGCAGAAGGGCTAAAGAAATATTATCCGGATAAAAAAATTGCCGTATTTGTTTCGGATGGTGGTTCACTTGATGATACCCGTGAAAAGGCTTACTCGACCAATATTCCAGAAGGTGTGGAACGCCGGGTAACTATCTACCGGGGCATACCTGGAAAAGGTACGGCGTTCCGGGCTATTTTTGAAGTTGCAAAATTGCTGAAAGCAGATGCGACTATCGTGGTGGATGCAGACCTCAGAAGCATTACGCCGGAGTGGATTAAGCTGCTGGCCAACCCCATTATAAACAAACAAGCCGGCTATGTATCCCCCCTCTATCTTCGCCACAAATACGATGGAACCATTACGAATAACATCGTTTATCCGATGACCAGGGCTCTTTATGGATGCAAGGTACGCCAGCCAATAGGCGGCGATTTTGGAATTTGTGGCGATCTGGCTGCTTATTATATCAAGGAAGATGTATGGGAAACAGATGTGGCACGGTTTGGAATTGACATCTGGACAACCACCACGGCGATAAATGAAGGATTTAAGATAGTACAGGCTCATTTGGGAACAAAAGTCCATAATGCAAAGGACCCTGCCCTTGATCTTGGTCCTATGTTTCGCCAGGTAGTCAGTACCCTGTTTTATCTTATGGGCAAATATGAAAGCTATTGGAAAAAACCAAGAGAAAGTACAACACCTGATACGATTGGAACACCTCACGAAGTATCAAAGATTGAACCGGTATCAGTCAATTATACAAAATTATTGGCAGAGTTTTCCGAGGGATTTGAACAGTTTGACCCCCTTTATGAACAGGTCTTGGAAGCTGATAATTTTAATCGTTTATATGAGATTGTACAAATTTTTAAAAAGACGGGAGAAATACAGTTCCCTGCAGATTTATGGGCAAAGGTACTTTACGATTTTGCCTTCACCTATTTGAAATGGCACCGGAACAGAAGGAGACTCGTCGATATTCTTACCCCTTTGTATTTTGGACGTACCGCCGCTTATTGCCATGAAGTGATAGAAAAAGACTCGGCAGAGGCTGAAGCGGTTGTTGATATGCAAGCACAGGAGTTTGAAAAACAAAAAACCTATTTATTACAAAAATTTTTGTAG
- a CDS encoding HAD-IIB family hydrolase: MKYIIFTDLDGTLLDHHTYSFEKAKDALLQTKKQNIPVIFCTSKTQAEIEVYRERMGNEDPFIPENGGAIIIPKGYFKSVSGKAGNRYIKIELGIPHSLIIDTLAKIKQSTRAIIKGFSDLTPEEISSLTGLDPVTAELSKKRYYSEPIIIEGTPATLQEVKEKILSAGLNFLEGRRFHHVCGSGTDKGNAVRALTDIYKDTICDSIKTIGIGDSLIDLPMLASVDIPIVVQRTPGHYDSRISLPNLIYADDIGPAGWNKAILTIVQKQ, translated from the coding sequence ATGAAATATATTATTTTTACAGACCTCGATGGTACGTTATTAGACCATCATACCTATTCTTTTGAGAAGGCAAAGGATGCTTTGCTCCAGACGAAAAAGCAGAATATACCTGTTATCTTTTGTACCAGCAAAACCCAGGCGGAAATTGAGGTATACAGGGAAAGAATGGGCAATGAAGATCCGTTTATTCCGGAAAATGGAGGAGCAATCATTATCCCAAAAGGTTATTTCAAATCAGTTTCCGGGAAAGCAGGAAATCGTTATATAAAAATTGAACTCGGAATCCCTCACTCTCTAATCATCGATACCCTCGCAAAAATAAAACAATCCACCCGTGCGATTATAAAGGGGTTTTCAGATTTAACCCCGGAAGAAATTTCTTCCCTTACCGGTCTTGATCCCGTCACGGCTGAATTATCCAAAAAGCGTTATTATTCTGAACCAATAATTATTGAGGGTACTCCAGCCACACTACAGGAAGTAAAAGAAAAAATACTTTCCGCAGGATTAAACTTTTTAGAAGGGAGGCGGTTTCATCATGTTTGCGGTTCAGGAACAGATAAAGGAAATGCCGTTCGCGCCCTTACTGATATTTACAAAGATACTATCTGTGACAGTATAAAAACTATCGGCATTGGAGACAGCCTCATTGATCTCCCCATGCTGGCATCAGTTGATATCCCCATCGTTGTCCAAAGAACACCAGGACATTACGATAGCAGGATTTCTCTCCCAAACCTTATATATGCAGATGACATAGGACCTGCCGGCTGGAATAAAGCCATATTAACCATAGTACAAAAACAATAG
- a CDS encoding DUF2062 domain-containing protein: MDVKDLLSLVLKKIIVVSRCVSVFKEIEFTPRLEKFKHMLNWDKIYLYFARFVPQQHHLTDTLLHRVFGERLFAPHIWKPTRVTISGGLAVGIFIALTPTIGVQMILSIMVAYFLRVNIPSAIAACWITNPLTAPVIYPLQYKLGIWLSGVPESSELSGYTGMLRHFVRYARPLWVGSLLSAVLCAAIVYAGTFFIWGFICLKLKKMNLLAQKATTNTPLSKED, from the coding sequence ATGGATGTAAAAGATTTGTTGAGTTTAGTATTAAAAAAGATTATAGTAGTAAGCCGTTGTGTGAGTGTATTTAAGGAAATAGAATTTACACCGAGGCTTGAAAAATTCAAGCATATGCTAAATTGGGATAAAATATACTTATATTTTGCTCGTTTTGTTCCCCAACAGCATCACTTAACAGATACACTACTCCATCGTGTTTTTGGAGAACGGCTTTTTGCTCCACATATTTGGAAACCAACAAGGGTAACTATTTCCGGAGGACTTGCGGTTGGTATTTTTATAGCGCTTACACCCACTATAGGGGTACAGATGATTCTGTCTATTATGGTTGCTTATTTTTTACGTGTTAATATTCCTTCTGCGATTGCAGCATGCTGGATAACAAATCCACTGACGGCCCCGGTCATTTACCCTTTACAATACAAATTGGGCATATGGCTAAGTGGCGTCCCGGAATCAAGTGAATTATCCGGATATACAGGAATGCTCAGGCATTTCGTCCGGTATGCAAGGCCATTATGGGTTGGAAGTCTTCTTTCTGCGGTTTTATGTGCCGCAATTGTGTATGCAGGGACTTTTTTTATATGGGGATTCATCTGTCTTAAATTAAAAAAAATGAACCTCCTGGCACAGAAAGCCACAACTAACACCCCCTTATCTAAGGAGGATTAA
- a CDS encoding CBS domain-containing protein — protein MKVKDIMDVSPDVLKVKDIMDTSPDVLRVSDTFENLVKILNKVKYHAVLVLDKDDKLAGILTEGDIIKVLIPTYITIDESLITVMDANYFENKCKESRNLTLTEIMTKNIITVREGDSVMKAAALMFTHRIHFLPVLRGDKVVGIVPRKTLIELVTRTLAEDKTGGIE, from the coding sequence ATGAAAGTAAAAGATATTATGGATGTATCACCAGATGTCCTTAAGGTTAAAGATATTATGGATACTTCGCCGGATGTCCTTCGCGTATCAGATACCTTTGAAAATCTTGTAAAGATACTGAATAAGGTTAAATACCATGCAGTTTTGGTGCTTGATAAGGATGACAAACTGGCGGGGATACTGACGGAAGGGGATATTATAAAAGTTCTTATCCCTACCTATATAACCATTGATGAATCGTTAATAACCGTAATGGATGCAAATTATTTTGAGAATAAATGTAAAGAATCACGGAATTTAACACTTACCGAAATTATGACAAAAAACATCATAACCGTACGTGAGGGAGATTCGGTAATGAAAGCAGCTGCGCTTATGTTCACTCACAGGATACATTTTCTTCCTGTACTGAGAGGCGATAAAGTCGTTGGAATTGTACCACGTAAGACATTAATAGAACTTGTAACAAGAACCCTTGCAGAAGATAAAACCGGTGGTATTGAATAA
- a CDS encoding ArsB/NhaD family transporter: MVFWIATAIFILSYALIVTEKIDKTKIALIGAGSMIILKIVDQYEAFYEEKYAIDYNVIFLLIGMMIIVNILSKTGIFQFLAVKSAKIAKGDPFLILIFFALITAFLSAMLDNVTTVLLLVPVTLYIADELGLDPFPFLITEIMASNIGGTATLIGDPPNIMIASKVQLTFMDFIYHITPAVFFVFFFFLLTIKFLFGKKLHVNEEVKQKLLAVDEYSLIKDYSLLKKSLAVLGLVILGFITHGSLHYEPATIAIFGAAVLLIVSKEDPHHALRDLEWPTIFFFMGLFIIVGGVVKVGLISKLSEGMILLTKPNTESMFLTSIATLWFSAFSSAVVDNIPFVASMTPLIMDTAHTVFPWGLDTKSVVQHPTLMPVWWSLALGACLGGNASPVGASANVITIGLAGRAGHPITFKKFLLYGVPITIQTIVISTIYIWLRYYTF, from the coding sequence ATGGTCTTTTGGATAGCCACGGCTATTTTTATCTTGTCTTACGCATTAATTGTTACAGAAAAGATCGACAAAACGAAAATTGCACTCATAGGTGCAGGTTCAATGATAATACTCAAGATTGTGGATCAATATGAGGCTTTTTATGAGGAAAAGTATGCTATTGATTATAACGTAATCTTTCTACTTATTGGGATGATGATTATTGTAAATATCCTGAGTAAAACAGGTATTTTTCAGTTTTTAGCAGTGAAATCTGCAAAAATAGCCAAGGGAGATCCATTTCTCATTCTTATCTTTTTTGCTTTAATAACTGCTTTTCTTTCCGCTATGCTTGACAATGTAACCACGGTATTACTTCTCGTACCTGTTACCCTTTATATTGCTGACGAACTGGGACTGGATCCGTTTCCATTCCTGATAACAGAAATTATGGCTTCCAATATTGGAGGGACAGCAACGCTTATTGGTGACCCCCCCAATATAATGATTGCCAGCAAGGTACAACTTACCTTTATGGACTTTATCTATCACATAACTCCAGCCGTTTTTTTTGTTTTTTTCTTTTTCCTTTTAACCATAAAATTTCTCTTTGGCAAAAAACTTCACGTCAATGAAGAGGTAAAACAAAAACTATTAGCAGTAGATGAATATTCCCTGATTAAAGATTATAGCCTTCTGAAAAAGTCCCTCGCTGTTCTGGGACTGGTAATTCTCGGTTTTATCACCCACGGATCTCTCCACTACGAACCTGCAACAATTGCGATTTTTGGAGCCGCCGTTCTTCTCATTGTGTCAAAAGAAGACCCTCATCATGCGTTGAGGGATCTTGAGTGGCCAACCATTTTCTTTTTTATGGGTCTGTTTATTATTGTAGGAGGTGTTGTTAAGGTAGGTTTGATATCCAAATTATCTGAAGGCATGATTTTGTTGACCAAACCAAATACAGAGAGTATGTTTTTAACATCAATTGCAACCTTATGGTTTTCTGCCTTCAGCTCTGCCGTCGTTGATAATATCCCTTTCGTTGCCAGTATGACCCCCCTTATTATGGATACAGCGCATACCGTATTCCCATGGGGATTGGATACTAAATCTGTTGTTCAGCACCCAACCCTTATGCCGGTATGGTGGTCATTGGCACTGGGGGCGTGCCTTGGGGGAAATGCTTCTCCGGTCGGCGCATCTGCCAACGTTATCACCATAGGTCTCGCAGGCAGGGCAGGACATCCTATCACTTTTAAAAAATTCCTTCTCTATGGGGTACCTATCACGATACAAACGATAGTGATCTCTACCATTTATATTTGGTTACGATACTACACTTTCTAA
- a CDS encoding CBS domain-containing protein, with protein sequence MKVKDIMDVSPDVLKVKDIMDTSPDVLRVSDTFENLVKILNKVKYHAVLVLDKDDKLAGILTEGDIIKVLIPTYITIDESLITVMDANYFENKCKESRNLTLTEIMTKNIITVREGDSVMKAAALMFTHRIHFLPVLRGDKIVGIVPRKTLIELVTRTLAEDKTSGLK encoded by the coding sequence ATGAAAGTAAAAGATATTATGGATGTATCACCAGATGTCCTTAAGGTTAAAGATATTATGGATACTTCGCCGGATGTCCTTCGCGTATCAGATACCTTTGAAAATCTTGTAAAGATACTGAATAAGGTTAAATACCATGCAGTTTTGGTGCTTGATAAGGATGACAAACTGGCGGGGATACTGACGGAAGGGGATATTATAAAAGTTCTTATCCCTACCTATATAACCATTGATGAATCGTTAATAACCGTAATGGATGCAAATTATTTTGAGAATAAATGTAAAGAATCACGGAATTTAACACTTACCGAAATTATGACAAAAAACATCATAACCGTACGTGAGGGAGATTCGGTAATGAAAGCAGCTGCGCTTATGTTCACTCACAGGATACATTTTCTTCCTGTACTGAGAGGCGATAAAATCGTTGGAATTGTACCACGTAAGACATTAATAGAACTTGTAACAAGAACCCTTGCAGAAGATAAAACCAGCGGCCTTAAATGA
- a CDS encoding ArsB/NhaD family transporter produces the protein MVFWMATAIFILSYALIVTEKIDKTKIALIGAGSMIILKIVDQYEAFYEEKYAIDYNVIFLLIGMMIIVNILSKTGIFQFLAVKSAKMAKGDPFLILIFFALITAFLSAMLDNVTTVLLLVPVTLYIADELGLDPFPFLITEIMASNIGGTATLIGDPPNIMIASKVQLTFMDFIYHMAPAVFFIFFFFLLTIKFIFGKKLHVNEEVKQKLLAVDEYSLIKDYSLLKKSLAVLGLVILGFITHGSLHYEPATIAIFGAAVLLIVSKEDPHHALRDLEWPTIFFFMGLFIIVGGVVKVGLISKLSEGMILLTKPNTESMFLTSIATLWFSAFSSAVVDNIPFVASMTPLIMDTAHTVFPWGLDTKSVVQHPTLMPVWWSLALGACLGGNGSPVGASANVITIGLAGRAGHPITFKKFLLYGVPITIQTIVISTIYIWLRYYTF, from the coding sequence ATGGTCTTTTGGATGGCTACGGCTATTTTTATCTTGTCTTACGCATTAATTGTTACAGAAAAGATCGACAAAACGAAAATTGCACTCATAGGTGCAGGTTCAATGATAATACTCAAGATTGTGGATCAATATGAGGCTTTTTATGAGGAAAAGTATGCTATTGATTATAACGTAATCTTTCTACTTATTGGGATGATGATTATTGTAAATATCCTGAGTAAAACAGGTATTTTTCAGTTTTTAGCAGTGAAATCTGCAAAAATGGCCAAGGGAGATCCATTTCTCATTCTTATCTTTTTTGCTTTAATAACTGCTTTTCTTTCCGCTATGCTTGACAATGTAACCACGGTATTACTTCTCGTACCTGTTACCCTTTATATTGCTGACGAACTGGGACTGGATCCGTTTCCATTCCTGATAACAGAAATTATGGCTTCCAATATTGGAGGGACAGCAACGCTTATTGGTGACCCCCCCAATATAATGATTGCCAGCAAGGTACAACTTACCTTTATGGACTTTATCTATCATATGGCTCCAGCCGTTTTTTTTATTTTTTTCTTTTTCCTTTTAACCATAAAATTTATCTTTGGCAAAAAACTTCACGTCAATGAAGAGGTAAAACAAAAACTATTAGCGGTAGATGAATATTCCCTGATTAAAGATTATAGCCTTCTGAAAAAGTCCCTCGCTGTTCTGGGACTGGTAATTCTCGGTTTTATCACCCACGGATCTCTCCACTACGAACCTGCAACAATTGCGATTTTTGGAGCCGCCGTTCTTCTCATTGTGTCAAAAGAAGACCCTCATCATGCGTTGAGGGATCTTGAGTGGCCAACCATTTTCTTTTTTATGGGTCTGTTTATTATTGTAGGAGGTGTTGTTAAGGTAGGTTTGATATCCAAATTATCTGAAGGCATGATTTTGTTGACCAAACCAAATACAGAGAGTATGTTTTTAACATCAATTGCAACCTTATGGTTTTCTGCCTTCAGCTCTGCCGTCGTTGATAATATCCCTTTTGTTGCCAGTATGACCCCCCTTATTATGGATACAGCGCATACCGTATTCCCATGGGGATTGGATACTAAATCTGTTGTTCAACACCCAACCCTTATGCCGGTATGGTGGTCATTGGCACTGGGGGCATGCCTTGGTGGAAATGGTTCTCCGGTCGGCGCATCTGCCAACGTTATCACCATAGGTCTCGCAGGCAGGGCAGGACATCCTATCACTTTTAAAAAATTCCTTCTCTATGGGGTACCTATCACGATACAAACGATAGTGATCTCTACCATTTATATTTGGTTACGATACTACACTTTCTAA
- a CDS encoding Reeler domain-containing protein: MRNICAFFSKKRETCCNGKRKLKGILCVFSIFVSGMFYQPLYANSDGAPLGCLGSGADTEGRLYYAPDNYTCGNLGCHYQYPINSGKGKFMLFVVDTCEPGEIVDILVSFKKTATAYHGFQIAAQDRYFNRTVGTFIDVGDDEDTQVEAGGHYATHTKKGTEQKFWHVKWQAPPEDFWVANPVRFYAMGVEADNDGTAMGDYIYTATRLIIVKAKKETAEQPLVTRRE, translated from the coding sequence ATGAGAAATATATGTGCATTTTTCTCAAAAAAGAGAGAAACCTGTTGTAATGGAAAGAGAAAATTAAAAGGAATTCTTTGTGTATTCAGTATATTTGTATCGGGCATGTTTTATCAGCCATTATATGCAAATTCTGATGGTGCTCCATTAGGATGTCTCGGCAGCGGGGCGGATACTGAAGGTAGGCTGTATTATGCCCCGGATAATTATACTTGTGGTAACTTAGGATGTCACTATCAATACCCCATTAATTCCGGTAAGGGTAAGTTTATGTTGTTTGTGGTGGATACCTGTGAGCCGGGCGAGATTGTGGATATCCTGGTTTCTTTCAAAAAAACAGCGACGGCCTATCACGGATTTCAGATTGCGGCACAGGATCGATATTTTAACCGAACCGTAGGAACCTTTATTGATGTAGGAGATGATGAAGATACACAGGTAGAAGCAGGAGGGCATTATGCAACCCACACGAAGAAGGGAACGGAACAGAAGTTCTGGCATGTGAAATGGCAAGCTCCGCCCGAGGATTTTTGGGTAGCCAATCCTGTAAGGTTTTATGCAATGGGGGTTGAAGCAGATAACGATGGTACAGCTATGGGTGATTATATTTATACAGCAACCAGGCTTATTATCGTAAAAGCTAAAAAAGAAACGGCAGAACAACCCCTGGTAACCAGAAGGGAGTAA
- a CDS encoding tetratricopeptide repeat protein, with amino-acid sequence MKNPTKKRVLAFLGLMAIIGFLLFSLETKLKKAKETLTGIVQNYSKVMEIYSKDTESFYWQGASTRYDLQDYSRAIKNYNKAIELDPKDANAYYWRGLIKGALHDHTGAIQDFNRVIELDPKDASAYSWRGRAKCVLLDYKGAIQDFNKTIELEPENADIYFWRGSAKYDLQDYAGAIQDFNKVIEFNPKNADGYAWRGAAKYLLGAERSALEDLSKAGELGKTEAYEIIQRIQNK; translated from the coding sequence GTGAAAAATCCAACTAAAAAACGAGTCCTAGCTTTTTTGGGTTTAATGGCAATTATAGGGTTTTTGTTATTTTCCCTGGAGACAAAATTAAAAAAGGCAAAAGAAACTTTAACAGGAATAGTACAAAATTACAGCAAAGTTATGGAGATTTATTCTAAAGATACAGAGTCCTTTTACTGGCAAGGCGCGTCTACAAGGTATGATTTACAGGACTATTCAAGAGCTATAAAGAATTATAACAAAGCAATAGAGCTTGATCCTAAAGATGCAAATGCATACTACTGGCGAGGACTCATTAAAGGTGCTTTACATGACCATACGGGAGCTATACAGGATTTTAATAGAGTAATAGAACTTGACCCTAAGGATGCAAGTGCATATTCCTGGCGGGGACGTGCTAAATGTGTTTTACTTGACTACAAAGGAGCAATACAGGATTTTAATAAAACAATAGAACTTGAACCTGAAAATGCAGATATCTACTTTTGGCGAGGGTCTGCAAAATATGATTTGCAGGACTATGCAGGAGCGATACAGGATTTCAATAAAGTAATAGAGTTTAATCCTAAAAATGCAGATGGGTATGCCTGGAGAGGGGCTGCTAAATATTTACTTGGAGCTGAAAGGAGTGCATTAGAGGATTTAAGCAAGGCGGGGGAACTTGGGAAAACAGAGGCTTACGAAATAATACAAAGAATACAAAACAAGTAA
- a CDS encoding tetratricopeptide repeat protein — translation MRKEKILLILLMCFFMVGCEDKASSHNRRGLLLFNQRKYDESIAEFHEALKLNPELYDACFNLGIAYYGKGMIDDSEAALMKAIEINPNEPKAYYNLAFLYAATNRFGEAISEYKKAIDLFAAKKDKKEAEGYLYLAATYSLLENHEGAFAACKKAVEIDPDLEEGHYLLGVSYFKRGMFDEAVTELKKAVRLNPKSEKARSALSLIYDVLGRTEESKEENRILRELALEGNRR, via the coding sequence ATGAGAAAAGAAAAAATACTATTGATCCTCTTGATGTGTTTTTTTATGGTAGGATGTGAGGATAAGGCAAGTTCACATAACAGGAGAGGGCTTCTCCTTTTTAATCAAAGAAAATACGACGAATCAATTGCAGAATTTCATGAGGCATTAAAATTGAATCCTGAGCTTTATGACGCCTGCTTCAATTTAGGGATTGCTTATTACGGAAAAGGTATGATCGACGATTCTGAAGCAGCACTCATGAAAGCAATTGAAATAAACCCGAATGAGCCAAAAGCATACTATAATTTGGCATTTCTTTATGCAGCAACAAATAGATTCGGGGAAGCAATTTCAGAATATAAAAAGGCAATAGATTTATTTGCTGCAAAAAAAGATAAGAAAGAGGCAGAGGGGTACCTTTACCTGGCAGCCACCTACAGTCTTCTCGAAAACCATGAAGGGGCTTTTGCCGCCTGTAAAAAGGCCGTGGAGATTGACCCTGATCTGGAAGAGGGACATTATCTTCTGGGTGTATCCTACTTCAAAAGAGGCATGTTCGATGAGGCTGTTACAGAGCTTAAAAAAGCAGTTCGTTTAAACCCGAAATCAGAAAAGGCACGGAGCGCTCTTTCTTTAATTTATGATGTGCTTGGAAGAACTGAAGAGTCAAAGGAAGAAAATCGTATATTAAGAGAACTGGCATTGGAAGGAAACAGACGGTGA
- the speB gene encoding agmatinase gives MLDKIKKNILGSQQFGAFPYKFKNEHDAYKRSKVILVGVPYDGTATYQTGAKWGPCAVFNASVNVEPYDGELGNIYTIGIFTLGTLNVEEIHTDPKKVIDSIYRVSKEIVKDGKFLVTIGGEHSVSHGTIKAYKEKYPKLSILQLDAHLDLMEEFGGTPYSHACIARRVVDDLNCKVTSFGVRVVSGEEQEFLRKNKDTVSVFYARDIYNNDDWHEKAIETLEDHVYITLDVDGFDVSLMPATGTPVPGGLEWYRTIDFLRKVYKERKVVGFDIVELKPNPGNEAPNFFVAHLAYKNIGFYKKYTLAL, from the coding sequence ATGCTGGATAAGATAAAAAAAAACATACTGGGTTCACAACAATTCGGTGCTTTTCCCTATAAATTTAAAAATGAACATGATGCTTATAAACGTTCCAAGGTCATTCTTGTTGGAGTGCCTTATGATGGCACCGCTACCTATCAGACAGGGGCCAAATGGGGACCCTGCGCCGTATTTAATGCATCGGTTAATGTAGAACCTTATGATGGAGAGTTGGGAAATATTTATACAATTGGGATATTTACCCTGGGGACTTTGAATGTAGAAGAAATTCATACAGACCCAAAAAAGGTAATTGACTCAATTTACAGGGTGAGTAAAGAAATTGTGAAGGATGGTAAATTTCTTGTAACAATTGGTGGTGAACATTCTGTTTCACACGGTACAATCAAGGCTTACAAAGAGAAATACCCAAAATTATCGATTCTTCAACTGGATGCACATCTTGATTTAATGGAGGAATTTGGAGGTACTCCCTATAGCCATGCCTGTATAGCAAGGAGGGTTGTTGATGACCTGAACTGTAAGGTAACAAGTTTTGGTGTCCGTGTAGTATCAGGGGAGGAACAGGAATTTCTCAGAAAAAACAAAGATACTGTGTCTGTATTCTATGCAAGGGATATTTATAACAATGATGATTGGCATGAGAAGGCAATAGAAACACTGGAAGATCACGTTTATATTACCCTTGATGTAGATGGGTTTGATGTTTCTCTTATGCCAGCTACGGGCACGCCTGTTCCTGGCGGTTTGGAGTGGTACCGGACGATCGATTTTTTACGCAAAGTATATAAAGAGAGGAAGGTTGTAGGTTTTGATATTGTTGAATTAAAGCCTAATCCTGGAAATGAAGCACCGAATTTTTTCGTTGCTCATCTTGCTTACAAGAATATCGGTTTTTATAAAAAATATACCCTTGCATTGTAA